From Diospyros lotus cultivar Yz01 chromosome 4, ASM1463336v1, whole genome shotgun sequence, a single genomic window includes:
- the LOC127800369 gene encoding AP-5 complex subunit mu isoform X1: protein MSLPVTTLDPHLYSETNSETMKSGREGMAGGCSIRAMWILNNQDIVVFSRRFSVVERRWRAACTSENVSAAGDADDVKHDVLPLLPTDSELAAAFSDRKKREGSARGFGIRIHQSAEGSDSWVDDPITRHILGLYINKEEEGGKYLLWPLILHIKSHFCIVVLPLVEPFHLREYARLGKRSDCGNAVGTDGSVSSFLLDLPSITGAFMVSRAIGDIVMGDVSEPEVVVSASPVGGLLDSLTGSIGISGISARPKPVAAPVAASATLGAAIGGAVASDSPKIGSRSLDKDALRTFISSSMPFGTPLDLSYSNISAIKLYGFASSDLPPADRKQPAWKPYLYKGKQRIIFTIHEAVHAAMYDRDDLPDTLSIFGQVNCRAELEGLPDVSFPMTGLDMARIEVLSFHPCAQVPEPRLDKQVVVFSPPLGNFVLMRYLSSRGIGPPVKGFYQLSMVSENEGAFLFKLRLMDGYKSPLTMEFCTVTMPFPRRRVISFDGTPSIGTISMSDYLVEWKIIASGRGIVGKSIEATFSGTVKFAAWQTQKLLSSGSVLGSVADEDSDTETETTNNVVNVEDFLMEKMNKDLPPVDLEEPFCWQAYDYAKVSFKIVGASLSGMSIDPKSVTIFPSVKAPVEFSTQVTSGDYILWNTLGKCPSAATPTPEQ from the exons ATGTCTCTCCCCGTCACGACTCTCGACCCCCATCTTTACTCAGAAACGAACTCGGAAACAATGAAAAGTGGCAGAGAAGGTATGGCGGGTGGTTGCAGCATCAGGGCTATGTGGATTCTCAACAATCAGGACATCGTCGTCTTTTCCAG GAGGTTTTCTGTGGTGGAGCGGCGTTGGCGGGCCGCCTGCACGTCCGAGAACGTCAGTGCGGCCGGTGATGCTGATGATGTTAAACACGATGTACTGCCGTTGCTTCCTACTGATTCGGAGTTGGCTGCTGCCTTTTCCGATCGCAAAAAGAG AGAGGGGTCTGCTCGGGGATTTGGCATACGTATACATCAGTCAGCTGAAGGATCCGATTCATGGGTTGATGATCCAATTACGCGCCATATTTTAGGCCTGTATATCAacaaagaagaggaaggagggAAATATCTGTTGTGGCCATTGATTTTGCACATAAAAAGTCATTTTTGCATCGTTGTATTGCCTCTAGTTGAACCTTTTCATCTAAGAGAATATGCAAGATTAGGTAAACGATCTGATTGTGGAAATGCTGTTGGAACGGATGGCAGTGTATCTTCCTTCCTCCTTGATCTACCATCCATCACAGG GGCCTTCATGGTGTCACGTGCTATAGGGGACATAGTTATGGGGGATGTTTCAGAACCTGAGGTGGTTGTTAGTGCTTCTCCAGTAGGGGGCTTGTTGGATTCTCTGACTGGCAGTATTGGGATATCAGGTATTTCTGCAAGGCCAAAACCTGTAGCAGCACCAGTTGCAGCTTCTGCCACTTTGGGTGCTGCTATAGGTGGGGCCGTTGCATCAGATTCTCCAAAGATTGGTTCAAGGTCACTGGACAAAGATGCACTTCGAACTTTTATTAGTAGCTCAATGCCTTTTG GTACACCCTTGGATCTCAGCTATTCCAATATTTCTGCTATCAAGCTTTATGGCTTTGCTTCCTCGGATTTGCCCCCAGCAGACAGAAAGCAGCCTGCATGGAAACCATATCTCTATAAAGGGAAGCAGAGAATTATTTTCACCATTCACGAGGCAGTTCATGCTGCAATGTATGACCGGGATGATCTCCCTGATACTCTATCGATTTTTGGTCAAGTGAATTGTCGGGCAGAATTAGAAGGATTGCCTGATGTTTCTTTCCCCATGACTGGGTTGGACATGGCTCGCATTGAGGTTTTATCATTTCATCCTTGTGCCCAAGTTCCTGAACCAAGATTAGATAAGCAGGTTGTGGTGTTTTCACCACCTCTAGGTAATTTTGTTTTGATGCGTTACCTCTCATCTCGTGGCATTGGGCCTCCAGTGAAAGGATTTTATCAGTTGTCAATGGTCTCAGAAAATGAAGGGGCCTTTTTATTTAAGTTACGCTTGATGGATGGTTATAAATCTCCTCTAACAATGGAGTTCTGCACCGTGACCATGCCTTTTCCTAGGAGAAGGGTGATTTCATTTGATGGAACACCTTCTATTGGAACAATTTCAATGTCTGATTACTTGGTCGAGTGGAAAATTATAGCAAGTGGAAGGGGAATTGTGGGGAAAAGCATTGAGGCAACTTTCTCGGGAACAGTTAAATTTGCGGCATGGCAAACACAGAAGTTGCTTTCCTCTGGTTCTGTCTTGGGTAGTGTAGCTGATGAAGATAGTGATACAGAAACAGAGACCACTAATAATGTGGTAAATGTGGAGGATTTTTTAATGGAAAAAATGAACAAAGACCTCCCACCAGTTGACCTTGAGGAGCCATTTTGCTGGCAGGCATACGATTATGCTAAG GTATCTTTCAAGATTGTAGGGGCATCATTATCTGGAATGTCGATTGATCCTAAATCT GTGACCATCTTTCCATCTGTTAAAGCACCTGTGGAGTTTTCAACTCAG GTTACTTCTGGAGATTATATACTGTGGAATACCTTGGGGAAATGTCCGTCTGCTGCCACACCCACACCAGAACAGTAA
- the LOC127800369 gene encoding AP-5 complex subunit mu isoform X2 codes for MSLPVTTLDPHLYSETNSETMKSGREGMAGGCSIRAMWILNNQDIVVFSRRFSVVERRWRAACTSENVSAAGDADDVKHDVLPLLPTDSELAAAFSDRKKREGSARGFGIRIHQSAEGSDSWVDDPITRHILGLYINKEEEGGKYLLWPLILHIKSHFCIVVLPLVEPFHLREYARLGKRSDCGNAVGTDGSVSSFLLDLPSITGYGTPLDLSYSNISAIKLYGFASSDLPPADRKQPAWKPYLYKGKQRIIFTIHEAVHAAMYDRDDLPDTLSIFGQVNCRAELEGLPDVSFPMTGLDMARIEVLSFHPCAQVPEPRLDKQVVVFSPPLGNFVLMRYLSSRGIGPPVKGFYQLSMVSENEGAFLFKLRLMDGYKSPLTMEFCTVTMPFPRRRVISFDGTPSIGTISMSDYLVEWKIIASGRGIVGKSIEATFSGTVKFAAWQTQKLLSSGSVLGSVADEDSDTETETTNNVVNVEDFLMEKMNKDLPPVDLEEPFCWQAYDYAKVSFKIVGASLSGMSIDPKSVTIFPSVKAPVEFSTQVTSGDYILWNTLGKCPSAATPTPEQ; via the exons ATGTCTCTCCCCGTCACGACTCTCGACCCCCATCTTTACTCAGAAACGAACTCGGAAACAATGAAAAGTGGCAGAGAAGGTATGGCGGGTGGTTGCAGCATCAGGGCTATGTGGATTCTCAACAATCAGGACATCGTCGTCTTTTCCAG GAGGTTTTCTGTGGTGGAGCGGCGTTGGCGGGCCGCCTGCACGTCCGAGAACGTCAGTGCGGCCGGTGATGCTGATGATGTTAAACACGATGTACTGCCGTTGCTTCCTACTGATTCGGAGTTGGCTGCTGCCTTTTCCGATCGCAAAAAGAG AGAGGGGTCTGCTCGGGGATTTGGCATACGTATACATCAGTCAGCTGAAGGATCCGATTCATGGGTTGATGATCCAATTACGCGCCATATTTTAGGCCTGTATATCAacaaagaagaggaaggagggAAATATCTGTTGTGGCCATTGATTTTGCACATAAAAAGTCATTTTTGCATCGTTGTATTGCCTCTAGTTGAACCTTTTCATCTAAGAGAATATGCAAGATTAGGTAAACGATCTGATTGTGGAAATGCTGTTGGAACGGATGGCAGTGTATCTTCCTTCCTCCTTGATCTACCATCCATCACAGGGTATG GTACACCCTTGGATCTCAGCTATTCCAATATTTCTGCTATCAAGCTTTATGGCTTTGCTTCCTCGGATTTGCCCCCAGCAGACAGAAAGCAGCCTGCATGGAAACCATATCTCTATAAAGGGAAGCAGAGAATTATTTTCACCATTCACGAGGCAGTTCATGCTGCAATGTATGACCGGGATGATCTCCCTGATACTCTATCGATTTTTGGTCAAGTGAATTGTCGGGCAGAATTAGAAGGATTGCCTGATGTTTCTTTCCCCATGACTGGGTTGGACATGGCTCGCATTGAGGTTTTATCATTTCATCCTTGTGCCCAAGTTCCTGAACCAAGATTAGATAAGCAGGTTGTGGTGTTTTCACCACCTCTAGGTAATTTTGTTTTGATGCGTTACCTCTCATCTCGTGGCATTGGGCCTCCAGTGAAAGGATTTTATCAGTTGTCAATGGTCTCAGAAAATGAAGGGGCCTTTTTATTTAAGTTACGCTTGATGGATGGTTATAAATCTCCTCTAACAATGGAGTTCTGCACCGTGACCATGCCTTTTCCTAGGAGAAGGGTGATTTCATTTGATGGAACACCTTCTATTGGAACAATTTCAATGTCTGATTACTTGGTCGAGTGGAAAATTATAGCAAGTGGAAGGGGAATTGTGGGGAAAAGCATTGAGGCAACTTTCTCGGGAACAGTTAAATTTGCGGCATGGCAAACACAGAAGTTGCTTTCCTCTGGTTCTGTCTTGGGTAGTGTAGCTGATGAAGATAGTGATACAGAAACAGAGACCACTAATAATGTGGTAAATGTGGAGGATTTTTTAATGGAAAAAATGAACAAAGACCTCCCACCAGTTGACCTTGAGGAGCCATTTTGCTGGCAGGCATACGATTATGCTAAG GTATCTTTCAAGATTGTAGGGGCATCATTATCTGGAATGTCGATTGATCCTAAATCT GTGACCATCTTTCCATCTGTTAAAGCACCTGTGGAGTTTTCAACTCAG GTTACTTCTGGAGATTATATACTGTGGAATACCTTGGGGAAATGTCCGTCTGCTGCCACACCCACACCAGAACAGTAA